The sequence AGAACAAAACACGGTCAGACAACGTGAAATATCTGTCTAAAGATAGTCTAAAGTTTGTGTTGGTCACCATTGATTCATTATATAAGCTGCTTTACTTGACTGCACCTTGTGAAATGCCCCATACTTCTAATTATTTTGTCTATTGAAGTTCTATTTACTTTTATCAAGTTTGACAGTGCCATTGTAATGCTTTAAATATTGAGGAAAAAGGCAGCATGCACATTAATTCTCACTTAATGTGTCAaggaataaaaagttataaaggtTTGGAAGAACATAAGGGTAAGTAAATGGTGTCAGAAattactgtcatcatttacacaccagttattgaGATCTTTGTTAGATCACATattaataatgtagttttaatgtttgaaatgcCTTACAATTTCATCTTTCTTCATGTCACAGGGAACAATGAGTTAATGAGGACAAAGTTCTAAATGTTGGTATAATAATTAACAATGAGCAAGTGCCAGTTTCACAAGTTGTACTTggtcagcagccattacttgcTGTCCTGctgcccaattttttttttttttttttttttttttggagctttgcACCCTTCATGAAATGCAAATCTCAAAGTGTTCTTTCCTTTCACAGAAATTGGCAGAAACAAGTGgatggtaagtaaatgatgacagaatttttattttgaggtgaactgtccctttcaAGAGTTCTTAAGTACTGACCTAGAGGGAAAGTGGAGACCGGACGTTTAAGGGTCATTTCAAACAGAAGTAGCCTAACCGCTGTCACTATTCACTGCAAGAATATCTAAACACGCaagaagtgttttattttgatttgctcttattttttattttgtttcgtgaTAAGACAAAATTAAAGCTCTTGCAAATATTGCGGGGTCGTTGGATTAAATGCGACTGCGAAATCTTGgaataaaaatgcatcatagcTAGTAGAATAGGAAGTGCATTGCTATTGGCCAGTTTGTCAGGGAGTGTTCGTTTACAAAGGGGATTGCAGTGAAGATCACTGGCAGCAGATTTTCTGTAGGAGTTTTGGGAACTTGTAACATGGATCGCTGGAAAGGTAGGGTTGCTCTTGTCACTGGAGCTTCAGTGGGAATCGGAGCTGCAATCGCAAAGTCTCTTGTCCAgcatggcatgaaggtgatcggCTGCGCCAGAAATGTGGAGCAAATTCAGGTAATTATACAGCTATGAGGAATAAatcagcatttatatatattccaGCATGGCatgaaggatatatatatatatatatatatctatatatatatatgaacaattcAGGTAATTATACAGCTATGAGGAATAAATCAGCATTTATATATATCTCTTCAAGCTGTGAACGAAGCGTCTATCCCTCTGTAGAAAGTTGTTCCTAACCTTCTTTTgttgaacatatatatatttatttatttattgaagaataTGAGTTGTTtgatggaccccattgactttattgtaagaagaaaaaaaactttggaaGTCAAATGgttcatcaactgtttggttacatttttcaaaatatgttcaacagaagacagaCTTAGTTTCAACTTGAAGGGGAGTATTTTCATGttgtggtgaactatccctgttaACAAGAATAATGCAGTGTATATAGCATTCTGACAAATCATGATACAAGAGCAGTAGCAATAATAAGTTTTTATCCCTCTGCCAATGGTTTTTGAGCTTTGTGAAATGTGAATTTCAAAGTGTTCTTTCCTTTCACAGAAACTGGCAGCAGAATGTGTTAGTAGTGGATTCAGCGGCACTCTGTTCCCGTACAAATGTGATCTGTCTGTAGAGGACGACATGATATCCATGTTCTCCTGGATCAAAGTTCAACATCAGGGCATTGACGTGTGCATTAATAATGCTGGTTTGGCTCTCCCAGAGCCTCTACTGAGTGGCAAAACTAGTGGCTGGAGGACTATGATGGATGTATGTAACTCAAATAAGCAGTTTTCCTTATCTAACATGCATAGTCATGCTAGTCATGGCCAAATGTTCACATTTTGCAGGTGAATGTAATTGCCCTGTCAGTGTGCACCCGTGAGGCTTACCAgtccatgaaagaaagaaaaattgatGATGGTCATATCATTAATATCAACAGGTACCGGTGTATTTTATTGCACCTTTGTTCTGTGTACTCATTTTCCTGTCTATGTTCAGACTCAAAAGCATTCAGTgtcttaaaatacatgttttagtATTTGTGGACACCGGGTCGTCAACCATGCTGATGCACACTTCTACAGTGCCAGCAAATATGCAGTGACGGCTCTCACAGAAGGTTTGAGGCAAGAGTTACGAGAGGCCAAAACCCACATACGTGCCACAGTAAGAGCAGAACGATCAAGATATGCTTCTGTTGAACACTTGATTTATGTAATATGATTACTGCATGTCCTCTTGCAAGACTTGTTGGTATTAAGTGTGCTTTTTCTTTAACAGTGTATTTCTCCTGGCTTAGTGGAGACAGAATTTGCCTACCGACTCTTTAGCGAAAACCCAGAAATAGCTGTTGCTACCTACACAAGTGTAAAGGTATAGACAAATTCTGATTCCTTACTATACAATATGTTGAAGGTCATCATTTATGTGTTTAAGTATCATATTTACAGTGCCTACAAGCAGTTGACATCGCAAACTCAGTGGTGTATGTCCTGAGTGCTCCTCCTCATGTTCAAGTAAGCATCATCCATCACTGGAGAAACTGTTTGTGCTGTTAATGTTTGCTATCACTTAATCAATATTCTGATTATGAGATGAATGGGATATTTTGGTGATGAGAATTAGTCAGAAATTagaataattgctgttctttgtTGGTTTATACTGCTGTAGAATCAATTTGAGGAGCACTGGAAAATTTCTGCATTGTATTTTCTAGGTAATATCTTGATTTAATGGCtgaattgtttaatataatagtttttccTTCCTTTTGTGTAGATTGGTGACATTGAGATCACACCAGTGGAGCAGTCGATGTAACAGGCTCAAGATAAATGGGATCAAGCATATCGACACACTGTGACGGTGATGCAGTACAGAATTTGAagtacaaaatgaaataaatctataaaataattattgctcAATTTACaagtacatttacaaataatagtACATTAACTGtactatatttattgtaaaagttacaagacatacaaaaataaagatttttttaaaaagttctaaatactcttgtttttgttttacttaaaaataaaaattcagtctgCAAAATGTAGAattactgtcatttattttgcttGACATTGATAAACATTTACAAAGAATCAGTGCTGACTTAAGCTCTGAATTTGCAGCACAGCATTAATGGTTTACATGGCTTCAATGGCTTTGATCAAACTTCACGATTAAGTAAGTTATTGACTTAgcacatttatttctaaagacTAACTATAGTGCAGTGTTTCATGACATAAGTTTATGATGCTTTCGTGTTATTTTGGAGCCTGACTGCTTCAATCCTAATTCACTTTAATTATAAGAACAGCAAGGATATTATTCAAACATTTACCTCGGTTTCATGGATAAAAGAAAATCATGTGCATTTAAACTGAGTATATCCATAACTAGACCCAGttttcacttttgataaattgtgtttttattcctAAAGTGTGGGTGTGTGAGGAAATTATTACCAAATAGCTCTTCTGGTTCTCTCTGAAACCAAGGATGACATCTATTGAAAGTTGAAAAGTAAACTACTGCCAGCGTTTCATGCCAAGAGTGGAAAACAATAACTTAAATTATCTTGTCAAACATGGTTGAGGTTAGTAAAACAGTCTTGACGCCTTGTTTTCCTCTAGAAACATAGTGTAGTACTGAAACGTTTTATAAAAACAAGTGTTACTTTTCTGTGTATTTATAGTGTAAATGACAATCATTCAATTGATTTTTCCACTTGCTTTCAGTTTTAGACTCTATAGCTGCTCACGGTCCAGTGTTTCCTCCTCATGCATGATTGGCAACTCAAGATAAAATGCCTAGCAACCAGAAATGTTCAGCCCTGAGTATAAAACATGTTAATGCTGTGAGGGAAGCATTGTTTTGCCAATAAAATAttctgcttaaaaatgtaaagctCATAAACTTTAAACCAAACATAGTCAGATTAGTTATTTAGCCACTTTTCATACTTTTTACCCGCTTGACATTCATTGGAGTTCCTCTGTGGTCTTAGATGACCTGTCACGTCTCGTCTCAGCATACAGACAGAACGTGTGTGCAGTTACTCAGCAAAAGCCTCTTGTTCTCATGGGAACACGGTCCCGCCCTCTTAACCCCATTTCCATGACCGTAACAGCACGAAACGCTGCAGAACCAATCATGAATTGTCTTTTATGCTTTGTAAAATGATACTATTGTACTGTTTTTGGAATGTATATCATTTCATAACGTCTACACCCTCTGAATGCTGGATTATAATTCCATGTCTGGGAACCAGGGAGCTGGTATAAGACTCCACATTGTTTTCACACACTCGTTCTGAAACTGCTGAGTACAGCGGGGTCGTGGATGAGGAAGTTGGTGTGATGCAAAATGGTGTGATTTTTGCTCAGGCcataatatgaataaatttgGGCGGTCCCTCACTTGAATAAAGGAAATGTCACATTAGGCTCCCTTGAGTAGTGTATGTTCCAAGAGAACATGTTTGAAAACCCTGTTGAAACTTTAATAGTTCTGATTAGGAGGTCAGATCCCCCAATTATGCATGTCCAAACCTAAATAATTCCTACTTCATATGTGTTATTGTAACACTGTGGCTTGAATCAGAACTTCAGACAAGCGATTCAGCAAACTAAGGCCTTGCTTTCTAACAAGAGCATGTGAGGGTCAGCTGATAGGAGATTTGAGTCCAGTGTTACAACACTCATTTAATGTCGGACAGAGGGTGAGGTACCTAAAGCAGATTATCCTTTGAGAAGAATGTGACCCTTTCTGCTTAAGTCCACTGGCAAAGGCCTTAAAAGGCCAAAGTCTGTGCAAGAACAAAGACTATCATAAATGGACTCAGTGCACTGCAGAAACATGGCCCCCCCAGGGTTATACAGAAGGGCAAATGCTGTAAATAATCAGGTTACCTGGAGGAACACTtaacttttcatttattaaaaacaaaacccatACTGTGAAGAAGAGGAATGTTTTCTCAAACCATGCTATTGGAAAGAACACCAGTGCTCTTatatactttattcagcaatcaCGTTGAGAAACACATGCTTCATAAAATTGATCTGATCTGTCAGTCTACCATCAACAGAGCTATAAAAACAGAGTAGGTAAAAACATGCTGCTTATTAAAACAATATCTTATGGCAGCCTAGAAGATAAAAAACCATTTGGTCGCACCATGCGGAGCTTCTTGAGTTTCATTCTCTCTTAACTTTTCCACGCTTTTCTCGATTTCCTCGCTCCCTGCTTCTCTTCATTTTCGTGTTCCTGCGGGTTGCCGTGGATGCAGTGTTAGTCTGTAGGAGAGGAAACATTGGTGCTGTGTTCATCTCAGGATCCTTCAACTGAAACTCAGTGTCCTTTTCGATCAGAGTCGGGAGGGGTGTGGTGTCTGCAACGTCAGGCAAAACGGCTTCATAGCAGATTTTGATTACACGCCTTCCTTTTTTCTTCCTACCATTGGTGTCCTTCAAACTTTCTGTTGGGTTTTCAAGTCGGTCCAATCCCAGTCGCTCTAGTACATCGGTTGGGCTGACAGTTGCAGAACCTGTGAACAACAGTGGCTCCTGAGAGCGGTTATCACGAGGAGGTTCTTCTGTAGAGGAAGCAATGATTTTCCTCATTCTCTTTCTTCCTTCTCTCTGTCTCGAACTTGGCCTTTTGGTTCTAACAATGGGTGTCTTTTGTGTAGTAGTGACTACAGGTCCCTTTTCTTCTGTGTGTATTGTACTTTGCATCACCTCGTTTCTTACAGCGGCAGCTGGACGCTCAGGTTTTGAGGTTACAAGGCTGACACCTTCAGACGGACTAGTCGAGAGAGTTTCTTCCTTGGCTTCCGTGGAAgggttgttttttctttgatttttctttccagCTCTTTGTCTCAGCTTAGCTCTGGTCTTATCACGGACAGCTGGGGTAATGTGAGCTGTAGGCGAGGTGGAGACTAACTCTGTGTGGTTTGCTTGTCTATGCTCTAGAATCTCTGGTTCTTTATCTGTCTTTATTGAGGTGGTAATGGTAACAACATCCTGATTATCATTCACCGTCCTCTGAGGATCGTCTCTCATCATCTTATTAGAATTTCCTTCAGAGTCTAGCTCGATGTTCatgaaattgttttcttttattctaaACTGATTCATCTTCGCTGCTTCCTCTGCAAAGTTGTTCTTACCCATGACCTCCTCGGTCTGACTGGTCGACGGTGCTCCGGTCGTTCCTTCGTCGACCTTTAACACAGCTCCaagttttttattcttcttcCTGCCTTTACCCTTTCCTCTTTTCTTCttgttctcttttttcttcttgctggaatttttcttcctcttcttctctgACGTCTGAGTTTCTCCTTTACCTGTGTCTGTGGATGAGCTTTGAGAGGTGGAGACTGTGGCGAGCACTTTAATGAAATCCTCTGCAGCCGTCACCACGTTTGTGAGCGAGGGCTCTTCAGGGGCGGCGGTCTTTGATTCAGAGAATGATGACTGCGTTGTGCTTTCAGAGGTTGTTGTGTTCTGCTTTTCTTCATCTGATTGTTTCTTCTTAGGAGGAGCGATAGTCAATACATCAATGACATCAACGCCTCCAAAGTCATAAGGGATTGATTCTTTAATCACTGCGACAGGAACTCTGTCATACTTTTTACACCTTTATGATGGAGAGAAGAGTAAAAACTGCATTAATTTGGTTATTAATTTGGCTACTGTAGACTGTACGCCAGAGTATAAGGATAGAATTAGATACTTACACCCCATACCAGTGACGCTCAACACACTGCTCTTCAAATGAAAACTCAAAGCAAGGAACTTCGATCACATTAAAGAAGGCTTGTCCAACCACTCGGGATGAAGTGTCATTGACAAGTCTCAGGCATTCCTTTAAGCTGTAAGATGCA is a genomic window of Cyprinus carpio isolate SPL01 chromosome B15, ASM1834038v1, whole genome shotgun sequence containing:
- the proca1 gene encoding uncharacterized protein proca1; protein product: MWSVFFVFLSYLDRNFVKGEFLSQALDAEKESKELFYMLNNTLCAKSSVVGQHHLHQVTDGAEEIRSVHDSEGRLVDCSVIQNEMQVKSFMHVCRLGLRNQMSSDLKMSLTGVSEAKANCDKLKSKGDRNVITTTKQAKEPNSDVANNKKTRTKRGFTYPGTLWCGAGNIADHYDQLGEFEETDKCCRVHDHCPYVIHAFSSNYGYTNFKWHSLSHCDCDNALKECLRLVNDTSSRVVGQAFFNVIEVPCFEFSFEEQCVERHWYGVCKKYDRVPVAVIKESIPYDFGGVDVIDVLTIAPPKKKQSDEEKQNTTTSESTTQSSFSESKTAAPEEPSLTNVVTAAEDFIKVLATVSTSQSSSTDTGKGETQTSEKKRKKNSSKKKKENKKKRGKGKGRKKNKKLGAVLKVDEGTTGAPSTSQTEEVMGKNNFAEEAAKMNQFRIKENNFMNIELDSEGNSNKMMRDDPQRTVNDNQDVVTITTSIKTDKEPEILEHRQANHTELVSTSPTAHITPAVRDKTRAKLRQRAGKKNQRKNNPSTEAKEETLSTSPSEGVSLVTSKPERPAAAVRNEVMQSTIHTEEKGPVVTTTQKTPIVRTKRPSSRQREGRKRMRKIIASSTEEPPRDNRSQEPLLFTGSATVSPTDVLERLGLDRLENPTESLKDTNGRKKKGRRVIKICYEAVLPDVADTTPLPTLIEKDTEFQLKDPEMNTAPMFPLLQTNTASTATRRNTKMKRSRERGNREKRGKVKRE
- the LOC109067119 gene encoding dehydrogenase/reductase SDR family member 11-like isoform X1; its protein translation is MDRWKGRVALVTGASVGIGAAIAKSLVQHGMKVIGCARNVEQIQKLAAECVSSGFSGTLFPYKCDLSVEDDMISMFSWIKVQHQGIDVCINNAGLALPEPLLSGKTSGWRTMMDVNVIALSVCTREAYQSMKERKIDDGHIININSICGHRVVNHADAHFYSASKYAVTALTEGLRQELREAKTHIRATCISPGLVETEFAYRLFSENPEIAVATYTSVKCLQAVDIANSVVYVLSAPPHVQIGDIEITPVEQSM
- the LOC109067119 gene encoding dehydrogenase/reductase SDR family member 11-like isoform X2; protein product: MKLAAECVSSGFSGTLFPYKCDLSVEDDMISMFSWIKVQHQGIDVCINNAGLALPEPLLSGKTSGWRTMMDVNVIALSVCTREAYQSMKERKIDDGHIININSICGHRVVNHADAHFYSASKYAVTALTEGLRQELREAKTHIRATCISPGLVETEFAYRLFSENPEIAVATYTSVKCLQAVDIANSVVYVLSAPPHVQIGDIEITPVEQSM